GGGTGTAGAGACAGGCCCCTTCTCTGCAAAGATCAGAAACACAGGTAGAGATTATACCTCAGATCCCCGCCCAGTGTGAGCGAATGCAATGGGTACGAAGCAGACATGCAAGCCTAAGGAGCACACACTGACCAGCCCAGCCTCAGTTCTGCCCATGACCCTTCCCCAGTGAGGTGAAGAGTTACTGACACACAGCTTCAGAAAGCAGAGCCTTACAGGGTTTCCCACCGTTGGCCAGGATAGGCGAATCTCCTGGCCCAAAATCCTGGCCACATGGCCAAACAAACGCATGAACGCGGACAAAATGCACACAAGAATGACATTCTGGATTTAACCAAATAAGTTTCATAGTGATAAACCTCATGATCGCCCATCAGCCACCAGCCGTGATTTGTGTCAAGTCTAGGTTGGTTAAAAAAGTGAAGGAATGGAGGTACAATGTTAAGATTGTTGTAAAGATGTGCGATTCTGTTAATGAACCAGTGTGGCTCCTGTACAtgaagaaaagacagcatcaaCACAAACAGTATGCAATCGGGAAAACCTCCCGCATTAGGACCCTTGAGAGGTTGGTTAGTAAGACGAAAAAACACAAGGTCTCCTCGCAGCTCAAATGTCAGGTCACAGACAAATGCCATGTCCCTTCATTGCTTGTGAGGAAGAATTTTAACATTTACCTTTTTGTAAGTATATAAGATAGTGACAAGTTGGCTTTGAAAAATCCCTTTTAActagcaacagtatgaaagaactATTGCAAGCATATTATTTGATGTTTTGATGCTAAAGCTAGAAACTGCAGAATGTCTAGCTAAATTTCACACCTTGTATTTATATACTTCATTTTGTCTGCCTACAAGGTAGAATTGCTTCTGAAGCATAACGTGgtcaattacaaagaaatgtttgtagagAGAAAAACAACTCCTAATTTGGGCATTTGGAATGAGCTTTCCTGTGTGAATTGGCTGGATAAAACCCATTGCATTTACCATCTCGGTGGAGAGGTTACTCACAGATCTGTATGGCAGGCTGCTCTCAGGTCTGCATGACTGTATCCTCCCCATGCGCACGAATACAGGACTCTGCTTGACCACacctaacctgagtgaagagTTTTCCTCGCCACTTGCCACTTAATTTTCAAAATGAGATCAAGACTGTCTTGCCTCAGTGACCCCAAATTAttgaacaaaagcaaaaagaacaAGGGGGGCTCGATGACGAACACAGCAAAGAGCACCATATACGGTAGCAGTtcgagtagggagctgcgtcagcatgcgtgggctgcaaaggaacgagtacAGGCTTATtgcaggctgaaaagagaagaaaagaaacacaacttttcggctgtggagccttcttccggtCAAGACCCGAGGTCAGCTGTAAGAAAAGAAACCCCCGTTTCGGTTCTGGAAgacaaggctccacagccaaagtgttgtgtttgttttcttcccttttcagcctggaataaagaAGACAGCTCGTCAGCCTGCAAGCGAGTGCAGTAATCTAGCTGTTCAACAGATAGGTGGGGCAGGGAGTTTCCTCCCCGGACTAAGCTTCCTACTGCGGGAAACTCTCCTTTAGGGAACGGCTGCCAGCAATCAGAGGTCTGTCCTGCAGCGGTAGCGTCTCGAAACACAAAGTCGCCGAGAGGCTCAGCCTCCTGCGCAGATCGATCTCCCCATCGCAGGGCTGACCGAGCCCGCGCCTCCGACAGCCCTGCGCGCCGTGGGCGAGAGAGGGGGCCGCGGCGGCCGCGGCGGCCAGGCACTCACCCTGCGTGTACTTGCAGATGAAGTTGTTCTTGGTGTCGCAGTTGTCATCGTTCCACTGGAACATGTAGAGCCCCCCGGGGCCAGGCGGGGCGGAGGGCTGGTGGTACATCACCACACACACCTCGTACCCGCAGGAGGGCTCGTCCCAGTGCCAGTTCCTGGAACACAGAGGGGGCGCAGCGTCGGTCAGAGAGCTCGCCTCTGCTGGGCGGATCAGGCCCCCGCGAGGAGGGgctacaaacgagaggaggggGCTGGGCCCGATTTGTAATCAGCAGTAAATTGATCCAAGCATCTCGTTTCTTTCAAGAAGCCAGGGCAACGTCTTCAACAACGTAgccgggcagcttgttccacactccccccaccctttgtgtaaagacgtctctcctgattgtggttttaaatgcacttccacctCGTATCCACCCCTTTGGGTTTGCCCAGTTGTGTTCGTCATTCCTTCGGCTTGGGGGTGATCAAAAACGGGGGGCTGCTCTCAGGTCCCCAACAACTGCAccccaaacccccccccccccccatcccacCCACACACTCTGACCTGAAAGTGGCCTGGCTGCCGTCAACCCAGTGGTACTGCGTGGGGCAGTCGCCGCTGGTGTCCCGGTGGCCCGGGCTCCGGCGCAGCCCGATCCAGAAGTCCCCGTCGGAGGCGCGCAGCTCCCGCACGAACCTCTCCACCAGCTGCTGCTCGTTCTCCGACTCCACGCTCAGCAGCTCGCCCCCGTCGCTGCGGCAGGCCCGCCGGGCCTCCTCGAAGCTCGCCTTGCGCCAGCTGTCCTGGAAGTAGGCGATCTTGTAACAGGGGCGCTCCGTGCCCCTGCGGCAGATCCTCTGGCCTGGGGGTGGCGGGGGGGAGAGACGAGAGGCTGAGCCGCAGACATCGCAgaaccccccccctcctccaggTGCGGAGGCAGCAGGGGTTCGACAGCGCTGACCACAGAGAGACGGGTCCCACCCAGGGGCGCTCTCCTTGACCTGCTGTAGCCCGGCACAGGCCCAGTGTGACTCACTCGCTATTCAGGTGGGCATCAGTCCGCTCTTAGGACCCAAATCACAGCGCCGTTTGATAAGGGCataaaacaaattcagaaaatgtcaccccattaatagtaataataattccttagacTTCtagagctcttttctggacactccattcaaagctctTAACAAGTAACAGTCcatttctaatgaccacagagagtcaggacctcgggtttatgtctcatctgaaggacggcgtctttttacagtgtagtgtctccatcactagggcattaggacccacatggaccacagggtgagcgccccctactggccccactaacacctcttccagcagcagcctcagctctcccaggagtctcccatccaggtactggccaggctcacactgctgagttccagtggggctgccagctgggagctgtggGGTGACATAGCTACTGTCTAATGATGTAACACCGGATGAGCAAGTGCGGCCGGTGAGTAAGCACCCCATCTCGACAGCTGCAGCCCGGAGAGGACTGCGGGCTTGCTCTGTGAACTGGGGTAGTACTGCCCGGCGCTTCCTGTATCTACTCGTTTATTCGGCTCTTATCCACAGCGATTTACATGTGTGCCCGTTTGCCGCATGCAGCCGGGCATATTCCGTGGCAGCACTTCGGGCGaagtgtctcacctgggacCTAAACCCACCACCTCCCACTCCCACCCGCGGCCCCACACATGCAGTCAGCTGCCGAGACTGTCACTCCCCGCTCCCGGTAACTGAAGGTGCGCACAGTTCCCGTGAGCTCGCCTGGACTCCTGTGTCCAGAGGCCCGCTCTGCTGAGCGCCAGCTGCTCTCATGCTCAACACCTGGCGGCAGGCTTCGCCAACCCGTGTTTCGGTGAATCTGTACTTACCCCGGGGCTCGTAGCCATCCGCTGCACCGAAAGCGAAGGGAGATAAGAGGGACACACAGGCGTGAACAAGGCGGACACAGCGACAgataaaaaaacgcgtttcctCTGGCTTCTTTTCCTTCCGAAATTACATAAGCAAATGTGGAAGGGGGGAAAACACTTTGCATTGGAATTTTCCATTTCAAGGAACTGGCAAATATACCGAATTGAACAGTGCTGCGTAAAAAATAAACCCTGACAGTACGGGTGTTGGGTTCGCCTGGCGAGGtggctgtctgaaaaaacatccAAAATGACAGAAAGGAACTTGTTTGTGGGTTTGCTACCCTCATACAAAACCGTGTAATATGCCACAGAtttgatcttttttaaaaacgcAAACATTTAAGTTTTCATGAACAACAACCACTGCGGTGTTGCAATCGTGGTCCCCTTAGTAATTTCTTATTTGGGAAAAATACGTTTCTTGCTTAGCAGTTCCCTCGGGCTGACGGTTCAGTTCCTCACCACAGAGGGAAGTTTTACCAAAGCCCGCAGCAACAGAcacaataaaacactttttttttattttgcattcctCATACTTACCACTGAAGAGTTTGGATGCGGAGCCCGGGCAGATCCAGAGAGCGAGAACTGTCCCGAACAGCCTCATAAAATCCATTTCGACATAATTTCAGCTTCAGAAGCAACTTTCGACAGCGGAGGAAATACCGAACAGAGGCGCAGAGACCGTTTAAATGTCCGCGACTGTTCCCCCGCACGCTGGTTTCTAGTTTCTCGTGCCGACCCGGTCCGCTCGGAGCTGGGCAGCTGGTCCTGCGGATGTCCCGCTGGTGCTGCGCGCGTCTGTGGAAGTGACACGGCGCCGCTCGGCGGGACGAGGCACAACGTCACCCACGAGCGAGAGCCTCGCGTCAATCACGCCTGAGCCCCTCTTCTTGGCTGATCGATATCGGCGATCATTTTAACCCCACTTGCCAGCCCAGGCGGAGCAAAATACAGACACGCAGAAGATTAATCTGCAGAGAAGCCGAACTGTGATTAACTCCGTTTTGCAAGTGGATTTTTTGTGTGCCCCGACACAATGTCTTCTTTCTTGTCTGAGATATTGAATTAACTTGCTCTCttactagtttttttttcctctgtcgCTGTAACTGGCAGTAGGCGCGGCTCGCTGCTGTCTTTGTAAACTTGACACAAGCAAAACTTTCGTGAAAATAGTGCaaggtcattttttattttagggaaaaaaagcagttaaTATTAATAACCGTGAATGCCCTGCCTACTGTGGGAGACGTATGGCTCCCGTGTTTGACGCAGTCAGTAGCTGCCGCCAGTTAATTTATAACTGctgcaaacaaacaaaaacaaaactcgATTTGGGGGTACAAATTCATCTTAAGAAAAGACAAGCCATGAAATCAATGGAATGTTTAAAATTGTAATGGTAATATGTTCAAAATGTGGTTGTTTACTCTAAGTAAACTAGCTTATAAGTAGTTTGTCAAAATCAACACTTAAGGATGAAAAAGAGCGGGGGATTGGAAATGAACTAAGCGTTTCCGTATCcacaaataatttaaacatgataCAGGGACACTTTAACACAGAACAGAAGTGCTTCTGACACCAAAGTACATCGTGTCTCCGGCCTTCGTCTCGCTGGTCGAGCTCCCAGATGACTGGTAGCAGAACCGGgctgttaatgttaatgtggCGCAACAGGGCGGCAGGGGCAGGACTGTCCGGCTGCAGCGTCTGCTCGTCTTCCTCCACAGCCGCTGGGGCCGCGGGCTGGCCGCGGGCCGCTGGTTCGGCGCGCCGTGTTTGGACTGGGCGCTCTCCAGCGGCGCTCCAGATGTGGCGGGCGAACTGGCCCCGAGTCCGGCTGACGCTCCCATCTCCGGGCTGCTCTCCCTCCAGCCCCGGTACTGCGTGAGGACTGTGCCGCTGCTGTTTCCCGCAAGAACTTCAGACATGGCAGCAACTATAGCCTTTACACACTCGCTGGccacaatattattattatatgaacATTCATGCGAAGCTCTTTGTCGCATGACGTCCTTCGTGATGGGGTAGCTACAGGCGACCGCGGGGATTCCGGCGACCCTTTACTTCCCCCCGGGTAAAGCAGTGACTCGTTAAACAGGGGACAAGGGCGTCTTGACAAAAACCATAGGACAGTTCAGAAAATAAGTCTCTCTCTGAGTGTTGTTCAAAAATATCTATTGACAGATACTTTGTTGTCTACAGCTGTCTTTGTCTTCTCCCAGAAGAAGTACAGGACACCCAACATTAGACACACACCAAGTAAAACATAAAAGCCACACAAAGtcacataaaacacaaacaggaaaataaaatcatataaaACAGCACTTAACTGATGAGTGAATAAGATTATGAGGGGATACTTTTAATTATATTCACTAAACAGTTTTGGTGGACAGACAGGGGCAAAGGGGCTCCTTACAAAtgcttttacttgtttttggcACCCTATCCTCTCCCTGACAGGGGCAGGACAAACTGAGGAGAGAGTGGACGAGAGTGGACGAGGGGCATCAGCCGAGAGCTGGCTACGGTGGGCGTTTAATCCCATGAAGTTACAGGTGCCCGTTTCAAGGCGAACCCTTTCGCACGTGTAGCGAAACGGAGAGAGGAACGGGCTTGCGCGTGTAATGGTGAGCGGGGAGGGGGGGTCGAACCTGGCATTGCGAGGTCGGGCAGCGGGGCGAGGGCAAAGGCTCGGCCGATCCCCAGGGAGTCAGTGCAGCGCTCGAACCTGGGCCAGGGCCTCCTCCAGCTGGTCCCCGGGGCGGAGAGGGCTGCAGGCAGAACGCATCAGGGAGTCAGCAGCGGCCCGGGACGGGGAGGAGGTTAATGAGGCGATGAGGACCACAGGCAGTGGTGCCCTCCCCTGCTGGGAGCTGTGATCACGCCTGTCCACCTGTCACAGTCCTCTAGGAACCACGTGCTGCGTCCTGGGGATTGGCCGCCCCACAGGAATGCAGCACGGAGGAGAAAGATGCCATTATTATATTAAGGGCTGAGTCTCTCTGGCTTGCCGATTCTCGCGTGCCCACGAGAGTCAGCGGTGGCAGCTGGCTTTTGTGGAGCCCCCCCACAGCACAGGGTCGGGCTGAGTTCCTGGAGGTGGCTCAAACACACACATGCTGGTGGCCACAGTGCGAGCCTCTGGGAAACAGACTGGGTGGCTCCTTCATTCCCTAAAAAGATGCCGCATCAGTTTTGCATCTGCGCTGCGCTCAGAAGCcacaacagtttattttaacGTGGAACAATTTATCCTCATCATTGGCAGACACAAATTAATAGCCTGTCATAGCTGTGACTTGTGTATTTGCAGACTGCCCCCCCCCTGCCCCAACACGCACACAACTCTGTGCAGCAGTTCTGCGCTGAATAACCGACAAGAGAGAGTCCCTGAAATGCAATGAAATGAGCAGAGCGGAGCGTCTAATTGACACAGCTGCTGTTTAATACACGAGTCTGGAAATCAATAGGCCTCAGTCAGCCCGTTTAAAGCTAACTCAATAGTCAGTTCATTGCGGTCTCCCTGAGAGCTGCTGCAGGGACGGGCTTGTTTTATTACAGTCTTCCCCAACCCCAACGAAAGCCTCTGACTGACTGCATCAAGCCCCTGCCTCTCCAACTGCTTGGCAGCCCGATCTATCCAAATCTCATTAGCCGAGCAGTGATGCTGGGTAAGAGGAATGTAGCAGGGAGACGGCCGGCCCAGCTCTGAGTGCTTTCCCTCTTACAGAGTGCCTGTCTGGTTCCTGACGTGAACAGTCTCTTACCCCCCCTGACCTCCCTTCTTCTGACGGGCTCTTAAAAACGGCAGgtacatttttcctttttaggAAAGGCAAACTGAATTGGCAGTGGGCTATGAGCGACGCCAGGAATCCCAGCCCAAACTGTTTCAGATCGATGTCCCCCTCTTCCCCCTCTcctccagcacacacacacactgcaataACCCTGCAAAGTTTGGCCTGATCATTTTACTGCCGTATTTAAGACACTGCCACAATGTGGGGGAGCCGACTTTTTAACCCCCTGTGTTCCAGGAGCAGTGTTGGAGATCTAGGCTTTCTGCGCGGAGGGCTCGATTGCTCTGGACTGCCGGCGCTGCGAACGAGTCAGTTTCTAATGCACCTGgaccagctggcagccccatcATCGGCTGGCAGCAGCCCTGGAGAGTGTGCCACGCTATAACCGCAGCACATGTTCTGGTCACACCCTTAAGTTTCGCGCATGCCACTGCAGGCAGGCAGATGTTTTCCACTGTCCCGGAGCAGCAGATTCACAGGAAACAGTGGGATTGTTGTATGAGCCTGTGTCAGGAGCTGCACAGGAAGCTCCCTTCAGCTGCCCCTGACTTCCTGTGATTCGTGCTGACTATTTCACTGCAGGACCAAAGTGCCCGGACCGGGCAGTAATTTCCAGTCTAAGCCACTTTCTCGGGCTCTGCTGGGTTTCCAGCGAGACCCTCCTGAGCTTCATGGCTGATTCATGTGTTTTCTACACAGCCATCAAAGTGCCTTGTGGTGATGCTTCAGCTTCCTTCTTGCacgagaagaaaataaaagtcaTAGTGCCAGTAAAAGGGTGGAGGTTGCCCCCTCATCCCTTTCAAAAACCATAGCCACTGTTCTGCATTTCTCAAACACAGAACCATCCAGTGCATTGCTAATCCCGACACTCCTTCCTCACTCATGCAGATCCCCACACAGCACCTCGGCACCCCACCAGACCTCTTAGCTGCTCAACGATTTGTCATCCTAAGCATGCGGTTCGGTTATTTCCCAGAATCAGGAAGATTGAAATTTAGAACGACTTGTACGATTGTGACAGTAATTCACTGAGCCTGCTTTTTTCAGGACCCGAAGAACATTAACAAAGGCCTAATTCAGCTAATGCTTTAAGCAATTAAGTGTTTAATTAAGAAACTAAGAGGATGACTAAATCATACTAGAAGATGCTGGGGCCATGGTGACTGGTACTGGGCAAACCCTGTTCTGATCTGAAACAACAGAAGTTGTTACTCTATAAATTAGTGCCCAGGTACACCATGCTTTCCAGATCTGTGCTCTTGTCCTGAATTAATGAACAAGTATAAAGGGAGATGGGTCTCTGTGTTGCTTCATTACTAACCAAGATGCAGGAATGCAGTCCTCATATCTTACACTCCAGCACCAACCTCACAGGACAAGGTgagaaaaatgttcttttaacaTACAGATAACTGGAGTTCACCGACTGCTGCCTCTGACAGGTGTTCATCACTCACTcaggagagacagaggcaggGTGAGGAGACCACTGTGTGGCTGAGATAAAACGGACAGGCTTTCCAGGAAATAGGTCAGATCTTACCTTTGGGCTTCCATGGAGTTCTTAGGCCTATATGGTTGGGATATCTTTTCTTTctgaagcaagaaaaaaaaaagaaaacaacagcatAATTTAAATTTTTCTTTATATAGGTAATAAATCCGtaggtgaactgcctgtttctTAAGAGAACCTCTGGCATCATACCTGTATTTCGGTACTGTCACACCTGTCTGCTGTGTCAGACTCCTGTCCCAAAAGCTATTCACTCTGCTTTCACTTGGGCGGGTCTAACCTACACCTGGAACCTGGCTGGCAGCCCTATATTTCAATCTCAGTTTATAAATCTCTTCCAGGTGGTGTTCTGTGTTGAGAGGCACTATCGGCACAAACAACGACTTGCTGTGAAGCGGACTGGAGTAACGTTCCCGAGCGACTCCCTCCCTGCGGCTTAAGGCATCCTCTGCCACTTCCCGAGCCACCGCAGGAGAATCCCCTGGCTCCGCAGGAGGCGAGAGGGAGAGGCCGGGAAACAGAGCAGCCTCCCTGAGGCCTTCCCTGAGCCAGCCTGACCTCCCCGCGCTGCCCAGGGCAGCAGAGACGGGCCGCGGATCTCAGAAACCGCTGAGGCCCAGAGGAAAAACTGCTGATCAGTGGCACGGAGCGGCGAAGGGGATCCTCTAATGGACAGCCGTAAAAAATAAAGCGCTTGGCTCCAGAGAGGGGAAATTAGGGctgcttttattattatttaaaataacagcaTTAAGAGGGATACTGCTGAATCAACCTCTTATCTCAGCACGACTGCACATCTAGACAGCAGCCCAGAGGCCCGGTGGATCTGGCCTTTCTCTAATGTATTTGGCTCTCAAGTGGGGTCTTGACTGCGCCCCACATTCCAGCTGTGTGCTCTTCACATGAACAAAACCAGCAGACATGGCCTTGAGCCCTGGCCTAGGCACTGTAAAACGCCTACCCTGATGCGGTCCGCCCTCTGCTTTTGGAGAAGTGCTAGGAGTTCTTCCCTCTTTTTAGCCTGGAGCACAaagacagaagaaataagaaaggttGAATCTCCACACCAGCACAGAATAAATCAGAACTATGATCACTAAAAAGGCCTCATAAAGTGTAATAAAGCAGTGCACCTGTCAACAACAGAAAATCCACACCAGTGCATCTTGTACATGGTGTTTGTTCTGTAAGCAAATAAGGGTTTTACCTACAGTTATGGAGTGTCTTTGCTGTAGCCTATATAGGGAATGGCCGTGCACTTATGGCAAGGAGGTTCTTGGTCATACTGTGGCAGTTTCTAGTCAATGAGCCGTCATTCAGATGGTATTTCAGGGAGGGGATTGAAGAGGTTAATTAGCTAAGAGGACTCCTGCTGCACTGACCCCCTCCCCCAGGGAGCCACAATTCCTGCCTGATGATTCTCCCGGGGAAAGGGAAGCAATCAGAGTGACATAAATAATCTGGTATCCCCCTCGTTTTCCGTAACACACGGATGACGGTAAAGAGcaatttaagcaaaaaaaaaaacagctgagcaGAATGAACGCTCATGCGATAACACATATTAAGAACATCAGTGAAGTAAACTCCAGATGACAGACGAAGTGGATCCCAACCTTGATTCTATTCAGctcatatttttttatgtttttgtttatttagccATATAGTAACAGAAGGATAGAAACTCATCCTTTTTTTGCGGAGCTGCCAAAGGTCTCAAGACACAGGCGCTATTTAAGCCTCCCGCCGGTGGAGGTTCGCCTTACAAACTCCCAGTGACCCATGGTTGAGCTCCACCAGCGACGTCCCAGCCTCTTACAACTTGCGCTCTGGTGTGGCCGTGCACAAGGCTTGAGAAGAACTGCAAAACTGCAATCAGGCTCTTAAGGCTGCACAGCCTGAGCTGTCACATCGTCCTAACAGGGAGATGAGGCGAGATTCCCTGGCCAGCTGTATTCTGCTCCTCAGCAAAATGaatcagcccccccccccccatcataACTCCTTTAAAATGAATTGATCCCTGAGCAGGCAGCTCCTTCCGCTAATCAGATTTGTAAAGGTGGAGgtggagaggaggagggggtgggggtgggggctaATGAATGAGAGGCGCTGCAGTGGCATTAATCAGCGCCGGTTACTGCTGACGTACGGGGCCAGGCTGAGCAGAGATGCCAACCTCAGCTGCTTTCACAGCGTTAACCACTTCCTGCTCTCCCCGGGGGGGGGGCGATGGCGGGACTGTGGCCAATTCCCTCCCGTTCCCGTCTCTGCGCCTTCTTCAAACACGCGGACACTTTCATGATGTGAGCATCTTAACGGGGAGAAGGGATCCATGTTCAAGACCAGAAGCGTTTTATGTAACCAGAGACTGGCACTGTGGCACTAGGTCAGGACAGCCGTCTGCCTGGCACCCACAATGGGCCCTTCGACACGGTGACCAGGATTGAAAACCAGACGGAGCTGCTTGACACGTCTTCCTGGCAGCGTCACCCGTGGGGCCAGATCAGCCCAACACCACCAGGGACTGAGTGGGGCAAAGCCAGCAGAGGTAATCCTGCAGCAGTCGGGTGCGACTATGACTCTGGTATTCACAGGACGCTCCTGCAGAAAGCGCTTGTCCTGTCGCTGTAGAAGGCCTTTCTCAGTGCTGCCTTCCTCACCAACTCTAGTCTCCACTGTTCATAGCCTCCTGCAGGCCTGGTTTACAGGAAGAGCCAGTCGGACAAAGGGACACGCATAAAGCCCTTTGAAGAAAGAGCATCACTGCCTTTCCCATCTCCCTGCTGCAGCGTCGGGGGTCTGAGGGATGAGCCTGCTGCTCTGCGTGACTTGTGATCCCAGGAACAGGAAGCCAGGCCAGGAGGTGGAAACGTGTTTCCTGTCCACCTCCACTGTTTGTTTCT
This DNA window, taken from Lepisosteus oculatus isolate fLepOcu1 chromosome 23, fLepOcu1.hap2, whole genome shotgun sequence, encodes the following:
- the layna gene encoding layilin isoform X1 — translated: MDFMRLFGTVLALWICPGSASKLFSADGYEPRGQRICRRGTERPCYKIAYFQDSWRKASFEEARRACRSDGGELLSVESENEQQLVERFVRELRASDGDFWIGLRRSPGHRDTSGDCPTQYHWVDGSQATFRNWHWDEPSCGYEVCVVMYHQPSAPPGPGGLYMFQWNDDNCDTKNNFICKYTQEKGPVSTPTANSTHTEAAATSPRPKYPPVTDREEKVDVLMTKSKDNILNIVYIVIPTIPLLLLLLVATGVFCFRLFASRRKERTEACHKEPTLWMSPDRASSPSLDVYHVIRKQHEADLAGTRPDIKITSFRGSSPAGGAPDDQLSSDYDNMAGNTSESGFATLASTESGFVTNDIYETCQGRGRPNRESGWVENEIYGY